The following coding sequences lie in one Caproicibacterium argilliputei genomic window:
- the lepB gene encoding signal peptidase I, with protein MQEKSGREDAEQADRQEGNRRTEKKENPRTWILSVLITIAATLLFCNFVARPSRVIGVSMQNTCHDGDLVLLWELQYHPQRGDIVVVNSDNPLQENLIKRVIAVAGDHIVVSNGTVTRNGKKLTEPYVKEQPWSGTDVDLTVPPDHVFLMGDNRNHSTDSREIGAVAASDVIGKVVVRLYPFTTIRTF; from the coding sequence ATGCAGGAAAAATCCGGCAGGGAAGATGCGGAGCAGGCAGACCGGCAGGAGGGAAACCGCCGAACGGAAAAAAAAGAGAATCCGCGCACATGGATTCTGTCTGTGCTGATTACGATTGCGGCAACGCTGCTGTTCTGCAACTTCGTTGCGCGGCCCAGCCGCGTCATCGGTGTGAGTATGCAGAACACCTGCCACGATGGCGACTTGGTGCTGCTCTGGGAGCTGCAGTATCACCCGCAGCGCGGCGATATTGTGGTGGTCAACAGTGACAATCCCCTGCAGGAAAATCTGATTAAGCGTGTGATTGCCGTTGCAGGCGATCACATCGTGGTTTCTAACGGTACGGTTACACGCAACGGGAAAAAATTGACAGAGCCTTACGTGAAGGAGCAGCCGTGGTCGGGCACAGATGTGGACTTGACCGTGCCGCCGGACCATGTGTTTCTCATGGGGGACAACCGCAACCACTCTACCGACAGCCGCGAAATCGGCGCGGTGGCGGCTTCAGACGTGATTGGGAAAGTGGTCGTGCGGCTGTATCCGTTTACAACCATTCGTACTTTTTAA
- a CDS encoding ammonium transporter translates to MDANVTASAVNTIWTLVAAALVFFMQAGFAMVETGFTRAKNAGNIIMKNLMDFCIGTPLFFLIGFGIMFGAGNGFFGWLDPGIQQSYAQILPAGVPKWAYVIFQTVFCATSATIVSGAMAERTKFISYCIYSACISGIIYPITGHWIWGGGWLSQLGFHDFAGSTAVHMVGGICALIGAMILGPRIGKYDKDGNPKAILGHSLTLGALGCFILWFCWFGFNGGSTVSMDNTQSIESAGLIFMNTNIAAAVATCTAMIVTWVRYGKPDISMTLNASLAGLVAITAGCDTVTPVGASLIGILSGVAVIVGIELLDKKAHIDDPVGAVGVHCVNGALGTLLVGLFAKHPMNDTFGENAGLFYGGGFKLLGVQLLGVLTVAAFVAVMITIVFQILKHTVGLRCSAEEELRGLDITEHGIASSYADFMPMAPSVLNGISEGSVRAETAFNASVEKAITVEHMPAAAAGAPADKVSSKPDAVMTQVVMIFNQNRFEALKNAMNDIGVTGMTVTNVLGCGTQKGRSEYYRGVKVEEINLLPKIKLEMVISEVPTDTVIAAAKKVLYTGHIGDGKIFVYDVRDVVKVRTGETGYDALQGDD, encoded by the coding sequence ATGGACGCAAACGTTACAGCATCCGCAGTCAACACCATTTGGACCCTGGTTGCCGCAGCGCTGGTTTTCTTTATGCAGGCGGGCTTCGCCATGGTAGAAACCGGCTTTACGCGGGCAAAAAACGCAGGCAATATCATCATGAAAAATCTGATGGATTTCTGCATCGGCACCCCGTTGTTCTTTCTCATCGGCTTCGGCATCATGTTCGGCGCGGGAAACGGCTTCTTCGGCTGGCTGGATCCCGGTATCCAGCAAAGCTATGCGCAGATTCTGCCGGCAGGTGTGCCGAAGTGGGCATACGTGATTTTTCAGACTGTTTTCTGTGCCACAAGCGCAACCATTGTTTCCGGCGCCATGGCAGAGCGCACCAAATTCATTTCGTACTGCATTTACTCCGCGTGCATCAGCGGCATCATCTACCCGATTACCGGTCACTGGATTTGGGGCGGCGGCTGGCTGTCGCAGTTGGGATTCCACGACTTTGCGGGTTCTACCGCCGTGCACATGGTCGGCGGCATCTGCGCACTGATTGGCGCCATGATTCTGGGGCCGCGCATTGGAAAGTACGACAAGGACGGCAATCCCAAAGCAATTCTCGGTCACAGTCTGACGCTCGGCGCATTGGGCTGCTTCATCCTTTGGTTCTGCTGGTTCGGCTTTAACGGCGGCTCTACCGTATCCATGGACAACACGCAGTCCATCGAATCCGCCGGCCTCATCTTTATGAATACGAACATTGCCGCGGCTGTGGCAACCTGCACGGCCATGATTGTCACTTGGGTTCGCTACGGCAAGCCCGATATTTCCATGACGCTGAATGCCTCGCTGGCAGGACTGGTTGCCATCACCGCCGGCTGCGACACGGTTACACCGGTAGGCGCATCCCTCATCGGGATTCTTTCCGGTGTCGCCGTAATTGTCGGCATTGAACTACTGGATAAAAAGGCGCACATCGACGACCCAGTTGGCGCAGTTGGTGTGCACTGTGTTAACGGTGCACTGGGCACTTTACTGGTTGGTCTTTTTGCAAAGCATCCGATGAATGACACCTTTGGTGAAAATGCCGGTTTGTTTTACGGCGGCGGGTTCAAGCTGTTGGGTGTGCAGCTGCTCGGCGTTCTCACAGTTGCGGCATTTGTCGCCGTCATGATTACCATTGTATTTCAGATTTTAAAGCACACTGTCGGGCTGCGCTGCAGCGCGGAGGAAGAACTGCGCGGTTTGGATATCACGGAGCACGGCATTGCCAGCTCGTATGCGGACTTTATGCCGATGGCTCCCTCGGTCTTGAATGGTATCAGCGAAGGCAGCGTCCGTGCTGAAACCGCTTTTAATGCCTCTGTGGAAAAAGCCATTACGGTCGAGCATATGCCAGCCGCCGCAGCCGGTGCGCCGGCAGACAAGGTTTCTTCCAAGCCGGACGCGGTCATGACGCAGGTGGTCATGATTTTTAACCAAAACCGCTTCGAAGCTTTGAAAAATGCCATGAACGACATTGGTGTTACCGGCATGACCGTCACCAACGTTCTCGGCTGCGGTACTCAAAAAGGACGCAGTGAGTATTACCGTGGTGTAAAGGTAGAAGAAATCAACCTGCTTCCCAAAATTAAGCTGGAGATGGTCATTTCAGAAGTACCGACAGATACGGTGATTGCAGCCGCGAAAAAGGTGCTGTACACCGGCCACATCGGCGACGGTAAGATTTTTGTCTACGATGTGCGGGATGTGGTCAAAGTACGCACTGGCGAAACCGGTTATGACGCGCTGCAGGGCGATGACTGA
- the lepB gene encoding signal peptidase I: protein MDSETKETQELQRTEAAVQESAAQAEALPQDAAPAKKKDGPLSWIVTMAITFAAALLFCTFVAQPRYVMGESMQNTFQNNDFVFVWKLGYQPQRGDVVIANAHGTVLNEDLIKRVIAVGGDHLVVKDGTVTLNEKKLTESYIKEQKWGGNNVDVTIPKGEVFLMGDNRNNSADSRLIGPLSVSDVEGKVAVRIYPFDKFGTSF from the coding sequence ATGGATTCGGAAACCAAAGAAACGCAGGAATTGCAGCGTACAGAAGCTGCTGTACAAGAGTCTGCGGCGCAGGCGGAAGCCCTGCCGCAGGATGCGGCTCCGGCAAAGAAAAAGGACGGACCGCTGTCCTGGATTGTAACCATGGCGATTACCTTTGCGGCAGCGCTGCTGTTTTGCACCTTTGTTGCGCAGCCACGTTATGTAATGGGTGAAAGTATGCAGAATACATTTCAAAACAACGACTTTGTCTTTGTCTGGAAGCTGGGATATCAGCCGCAGCGCGGCGATGTGGTGATTGCGAATGCCCACGGTACGGTCTTGAATGAGGATTTGATTAAGCGTGTGATTGCCGTTGGCGGCGACCATCTTGTGGTCAAAGACGGCACAGTTACGCTGAATGAAAAGAAACTTACCGAAAGCTACATAAAAGAACAAAAATGGGGCGGAAATAATGTGGATGTGACGATTCCGAAAGGGGAAGTCTTTTTAATGGGGGACAACCGGAATAATTCTGCAGACAGCCGCCTGATTGGCCCGCTCAGTGTGTCTGATGTGGAGGGAAAAGTCGCGGTGCGCATTTACCCGTTCGACAAATTCGGCACTTCGTTTTAG